In one window of Reinekea forsetii DNA:
- a CDS encoding aldehyde dehydrogenase: MANVQNLEFWQASANNLVAEGRAFINGQYVDAVDGGTFACVSPIDQRILCQVASCTEADADLAVAAARAAFESGVWSGLAPAARKTILLRFADLIDANADELALLETLDMGKPIGDSRTVDINGTVRALRWTAEAVDKIYDEIAPTGPGEVGMVTREAVGVVAAIVPWNFPMIMAAWKFSPALAMGNSFILKPSEKSPLTALRLAALAQQAGIPDGVFNVLPGYGHTAGKALALHMDVDTLVFTGSTAIAKQLMIYAGESNLKRVWTEAGGKSANVVFADAPDLDAAAIAAAAAICYNAGEVCTAGSRLLVEASIAVAFMAKVRAAVTGWQPGNPLDPSTNVGAIVDQPQLARVMRYIAQGSKQGARLTMGGQQVSPVGGGLFVQPTVFEDVTNGMVIAQEEIFGPVLAVIRFHDEAEALRIANDSIYGLAASVWTGNLGRAHRFARGLRAGSVWVNQYDGGDMTAPFGGYKQSGNGRDKSLHAFDKYSELKATWIKL; this comes from the coding sequence ATGGCAAATGTCCAGAATCTCGAATTTTGGCAAGCTTCAGCCAACAACTTGGTGGCGGAAGGTCGCGCCTTTATTAATGGCCAGTATGTCGATGCCGTCGACGGGGGCACCTTTGCCTGCGTCTCACCGATCGATCAACGCATCCTTTGCCAGGTGGCCTCTTGCACAGAGGCTGATGCCGATTTAGCCGTTGCCGCAGCACGGGCTGCCTTTGAGTCTGGCGTCTGGTCGGGCTTGGCACCGGCCGCGCGAAAAACAATCCTGTTACGGTTCGCCGACCTGATCGATGCTAACGCCGACGAACTGGCTCTGCTCGAAACGCTCGACATGGGCAAGCCTATCGGTGATTCCCGCACCGTCGACATCAATGGCACGGTGCGCGCGCTGCGTTGGACCGCCGAAGCGGTCGATAAGATTTATGACGAAATTGCACCCACCGGTCCCGGTGAGGTAGGCATGGTCACCCGAGAAGCTGTCGGTGTCGTCGCCGCAATCGTGCCGTGGAACTTCCCCATGATCATGGCAGCTTGGAAATTCTCCCCGGCCCTGGCCATGGGCAACAGCTTTATTCTGAAACCCTCGGAAAAATCACCCCTGACCGCGCTTCGGCTCGCGGCCCTGGCTCAGCAAGCCGGCATTCCCGATGGCGTCTTTAACGTCCTACCCGGTTACGGCCATACCGCTGGCAAGGCCTTGGCGCTGCATATGGACGTCGATACGTTGGTGTTTACCGGCTCCACCGCCATTGCCAAACAACTGATGATATACGCTGGCGAATCCAACCTTAAGCGGGTCTGGACTGAGGCCGGTGGCAAGTCAGCCAATGTGGTTTTTGCCGATGCGCCGGATCTCGATGCCGCAGCCATCGCCGCAGCCGCCGCGATCTGCTACAACGCCGGCGAAGTCTGCACCGCCGGTTCGAGATTACTGGTCGAGGCGAGCATTGCCGTTGCCTTTATGGCCAAGGTACGTGCCGCCGTTACGGGCTGGCAACCGGGCAACCCGCTCGATCCATCTACCAATGTCGGCGCCATCGTTGATCAACCGCAACTGGCGCGAGTCATGCGGTATATTGCACAAGGCAGCAAGCAAGGTGCTCGTTTGACGATGGGCGGCCAGCAAGTAAGCCCAGTCGGCGGCGGCCTGTTTGTGCAACCAACGGTCTTCGAAGACGTCACCAACGGTATGGTAATTGCCCAAGAAGAAATTTTTGGTCCGGTCTTGGCCGTGATCCGTTTCCATGATGAAGCCGAGGCCCTGCGCATCGCTAATGATTCCATCTATGGCCTAGCGGCCAGCGTCTGGACCGGCAACTTGGGCCGAGCCCATCGCTTTGCCCGTGGTTTGCGCGCCGGGTCGGTTTGGGTCAACCAATACGATGGTGGTGATATGACCGCACCCTTCGGCGGCTATAAGCAGAGCGGCAATGGCCGGGATAAGTCACTCCATGCTTTCGATAAGTACAGCGAACTAAAGGCCACCTGGATCAAGCTGTAA